The Streptomyces durmitorensis genome contains the following window.
CGGGCCGAAAACGAGCACGGCGAGGATGATCAGCGCCACTACCTCGAGCGGGCCAATGTCTGAGAACACCTTGAGCTCCTTGCCATCCGGACCGGGTCCACGGTACCCGGCGTTCCTGTCCGTCCGGTAGCCGCTGGGCGACAGACGTGGATCAGCTTCCGCCCGACGCACCGAGCACGAGCGTCACTTTCCGGTCCTTTCCCGCGCGCTGGACCGTCAATTCGAGGCTGTCCTTCGGGCGATGGGCGCGGATCTTGACGATGAGCTCGTCGCCGGAGTGGATGCGCTGGCCGTCCACTTCGGTGATGACGTCGCCCGGCTTGATTCCGGCGCGATCACCCGGTCCGCCTTCGTTCACGGCGGGGCCGCCGTCCTTGCCCTTCTCGCCGACGCGGGCTCCGTCGCCCGTGTACTCCATGTCGAGCGTGACACCAATCACAGGGTGCGTGGCCTTGCCGGTGTTGATCAGCTCTTCGGCGACCCGCTTGCCCTGGTTGATGGGGATGGCGAAGCCGAGGCCGATGGAACCCGCCTGGCCGCCGCCGGGCGCCGAGCTGTCGTCGGCGGAGCGGATGGCGCTGTTGATGCCGATGACGCGGGCGTCCGCGTCCATCAGCGGGCCACCGGAGTTGCCGGGGTTGATGGGTGCGTCGGTCTGGAGTGCGTCGACGTAGCTGATGTCGCTGCCGTCGCCCTTCTCGCCTCCGGCGGTGATGGGGCGCTCCTTGGCGCTGATGATGCCGGAGGTGACGGTGTTCTCCAGGTCGAACGGGGCGCCGATGGCCACCACGGGGTCGCCCACCTGGACGTTCTCGGAGTTGCCGAGGGGCAGCGGCTTGAGCCCGCGCACCCCGGAGACCTTGACCACGGCGAGGTCGTACCCGGAGTCGCGTCCTATGACCTCCGCCTTGGCCGTCTCGCCGCCGCTGAAGGTCACCGATATCTCGCCGCCGGTCCCCGCGGGCTCGACCACGTGGTTGTTGGTGAGGATGTGGCCCTTGCCGTCGAGCACGAAGCCGGTGCCGGTGCCCTGCGCGTCGTCGCCGCTGACGTGCAGGGTCACGACGCCGGGCAGCGAGCTCGCCGCGATCCCGGCGACGCTGTCCTTGGCCCGCACCTTGTCCTGGGCGTCCGACTGCGACAGCTCGATGTCCGATACGCCGGCGTTCCGCTCGAGATAGGCGCCGAGGGCTCCGCCGATGCCGCCGGCCACGAGGGTGATGACGGCGATCCCGACCAGAATGATCCGCCGCGCCCGCTTCTTCTGCTTCGCCTCATCGACGGGAACGGCACCGCTCTGCTGGAGGGGGGCGTTCCAGGGGTCGTAGGGCCGGCGGGGAGGGGCGGCGGCTTGGGGGTGCGGGTGGGGTTGCTGAGGCTGCGGGTGGGGCTGCTGAGGCTGGTGGTGGGGCTGCGGCTGCGGCTGCGGCTGCGGCTGCGGCTGCGGCTGCGGCTGCGGCTGCGGCTGCGGCTGCGGCTGCGGCTGCGGCTGCGGCTGCGGCTGCGGCTGCGGGGCAACGCCCTGTGGGGGCGCGGGGTGCGGGGTGCCGTGCGGCGGGGTGGCGCCGTGGGCCGGGGCCGGAGCCTGGCCGGGGGTTCCGTGGGGCGGGGTTCCGCTGTGGCCCGCCGCCGGGAGCTGCGTTCCGTGCGCGGGAGTCGCCGCCGGGTGCTGTACGGGCGGGGCGGGGGCCCAGGGGCCTGGCTCGCCGTAGGGCGGGGTGCTGTACGGATCGGGGTCGTGCAGCGGGCGGGGGCGGTCGGCGGGGGTACCTGCCTGGGCGGGAACACCCGGGGCGGAGTCGCCCGGACCAAGGCCACCAGGAGCGGCGCCGGCAGGAGTGGCTGCGTCCGGGGCAACTGCGGCGGCCGGAGCCGCCGAGGGGACGCCGTGCGCGGAGGCAGGCGGGGACGCGGGCTCGAAGCCGGATGCGGAACCAGAGCCTGGCACTGAGCCGGACTCGGCCGCGCGCTCGGAGCCCGGCGCGAAGCCAGGAGCCGACTCGAAGCCCGGCGCGGAGGCAGGAACCTGCGCGGAGCCGGACGGCAGGTCAGAGCCCTGCACGAAGGCAGAAGCCGCTGCGGAGTCGGAACGCAGGCCAGAGCCCTGCACGAAGTCAGGCGCTGGTGCGGACTCGGAACGCAGCTCGAAGCCCTGCGCGGAAGCGGGAGTCGGCTCGGAACCCGGCGCGGAGGCAGGAACCTGCGCGGAGCCGGACGGCAGGTCAGAGCCCTGCCCGAAGGCAGAAGCCGCCGCGGAGTCGGGACGTGGCTCGGAAGCGGGCGCCTGGGCGGGCTCGGCGCTTGGCGGGGCCGCCGCGGCCAGGGTGAAGTCGCCGGACGCGTCCTCCGCTCGCCCGGCGGTGTCTTCCGCCTCGGCCCCGGTGGTGCCTATCTCTCCGTCGGGGCCGCCCCGCTCCGTTCCCGTTCCGTCAGGCGCGGACGCCGACCTGGGGCGGCTCCACCACTTCGCCTTTGTGGGCTTGCCCTCGTCCATGCTCTCCCCACACCTGGCCTACGGCGGACGCCGATCACGTGCTCAACTCCGCGCCCGCCACAAGCCTCGGGCAGGCACGGCCCACCGAGGATTCAACCAGGTTCCCGCGTCGAAGCGCAGAGCACGTCAGCGGATCTGCGAAGTGCCCTGCAACGTGCCCTCTATGGGCGAGGCCACCGCGGTGTGCGTCGGCTCCGCCCCGCCGCCCGAAGCGACGCCGCCCAGATTCGGCACGGCAGCGGCCGGAGACGCGCCGCCAGGTGTCACGGGAGAGACCGGACGTATCAGAGGGGACATGATCGCCGCGCCGGTCAGCATCGGCGCCGTCACCTCGTGCCTGGCGGACACGGGCTCGGGCTGCTGGACGCGAGGACCCCGCACCGGCACCCCGGGCAGCAGCGGCCCGGTCGCCTGGGTGGGCGCGACCGGCGCCGCGAGGACCCCAGGACGCTGACCCTGCACGGACAGCGGATTGCTGCCACGGCGGCGGACGGAGTCGGGAGCCGTGGCGGCACCCGCCCCCGGCGAACGCAGCGGCGACGCATTGCTGTTGCTGCCCGTGCTGCTGCCGTTGCCCGAGCTGTTGCTACTGCTGCCCGAGCCCGCGCGCGGCTCACCCGGGTCGGCGGGCATGCCCGTCGTGACGCCGCCCAGCGCTATCGCGGCCAGCGACACCGCACCGGCGGCAGCGAAGGCGAACCGCCGCCCGCGCCACAGCGACCGCTCGGCCTCGTGACGACCGACGTCGTGCCGACTGACGTCATGGAGGCGGAAACCGCGTCCCGAGCCGGGCAGTACGGCGGCATGGCTGCCCGAGGGCGCATAGCCGAAGGTCTCCGGCCTTACGCCGAAGATTCCGGTGGGCGGCAGCCCTGAGTCCGTGTCCGCGGTGGCGAAGCCTCCGCTTCCAGGGGGCCTGGGGCCGGATGGAGGCTCGCTGCCTCCGCCGGGAAGGCCTTGAAGGCGCGCCAGGAAACTCTCGGACGGGGGTGGCGGTGCCACCTCCGCGAAAACACTCTTGAGCCGCCGCTGTGCGTCGGCCTCGGTCTTGCACTTCGGACAGGTCGCGAGATGAGCGAGGACTCGCTCACGCGCGTCATGGCCCAACTCGCCGTCCACCAGGGCGGCGAGTCGGTCCCCCAGATGCTGCTCGGCCAGATGCCGCTCGGCAGGATTCGACCGTGATCCACTCACGCGGTCGCGCCCCCTCCTCCCAGCGCCACGGCTCCTGCGAGCGAGCGGCGCTCGGCGCGGGCTTCGGGCGACCGGTGCTGAAGGGCCTTGCGCAGCTGCGAGCGGCCACGGTGGATACGGCTGCGGACCGTGCCCAGCTTGACGCCCAGGGTTGCGGCGATCTCCTCGTACGAGAGGCCCTCGATGTCGCACAGGACCACTGCGGCACGGAACTCGGGAGCGAGGGTGTCGAGCGCCTGCTGCACGTCCGCGTCGAAGTGCGTGTCGTTGAAGACCTGCTGCGGGGAGGGCTCACGGCTGGGGAGGCGCTCTGCCGCGTCGTCACCGAGGGCGTCGAAGCGGATGCGCTGCTTGCGGCGCACCATGTCCAGGAAGAGGTTCGTGGTGATGCGGTGCAGCCAGCCCTCGAACGTGCCGGGGGTGTAGGTCGACAGGGACCGGAAGACACGGACGAAGACCTCTTGCGTGAGGTCCTCGGCGTCGTGCTGATTGCCGGTCAGGCGGTACGCCAGGCGATAGACCCGTCCGCTGTGCGTGCTGACGATCTCCTCCCAGGTGGGCGGAGTCCACGCCTGCGATTCCGCATCAGCGGCAAAGGTCGCGGTCTGAGCGGAGCTGGCGGTGTGGAATCGGTCAGCGGTGTCGGTCACGGATTTCGGCTCACCCGCCAACCCGAGAAAGCGCCTCAGCGCTCCTCCCCGATCCGCGGACGCAGCCGCACCTCCCCTGTCGGCTCTGGTGGTGTCCAGTGGAGCCCCTACCATAACCACCTCGCCCGTTAGCTCCGGATAAGCGTTTTTACTGGAATTTGGTACGGGCTTCCTGCCGGCTGTCCTGCCTGGTCGCAGGGCCCGCAGCCATTCTTGATCCATTCGTTACCCCCGGCGTCCGCCTACCCCTACTAAACGCCCGGTCCCATCTGCGGGTTCCCACCCCTTACGGATACAGTCACGGCCAGGCATCCACGGGGACAGGAGAGGGCCATTACCGGCAACCGGCAGACGAGCTGGGCGTTCGCCGACGCCTTTGTCGCCGAGGACGAAGCAGCGCGCTGGGCCCGTGACCGGGCCCAGGAGGCAGGGCTGCCCTCGGTGTCTCCCGGTACCGGCGCCGCACTGCGCATGCTGGCCGCCACGGCGGACGCCAAGGCCGTCGCCGAGATCGGGACGGGCACCGGCGTGTCCGGGCTCCATCTGCTGCACGGCATGCGGCCCGACGGCGTCCTGACGACCGTCGACCCCGAGCCCGACCGCCAGCAGTTCGCGCGGGAGGCCTTCCGCGCCGCCGGATTCGCCGGCAACCGCGCGCGGTTCATCCCCGGCCGCGCACTCGACGTACTGCCGCGGCTCGCCGACGGCGGTTACGACCTCGTGTTCTGTGACGGCGACCGCACGGAGTACCTGGACTACCTCGCTGAATCGTTGCGCCTGCTGCGCCCCGGCGGGCTCGTCTGCTTCGAGGGCGCCTTCTCCGACGGCCGGACGGTGGACTCAGGTCCGCAGCCCGCCGAAGTACTGCGCATCCGCGAGCTCCTGCGCACGGTGCGCGAGAGCCAGGACCTGATGCCGGCGCTGCTCCCGGTGGGCGACGGGCTTCTCTGCGCCGTCAAGCGGTAGCGCTCCGCTGGGGCGGACAGAGTCTCATCTGCGGGCACGTCGTGGCTGGCCGCGCAGTTCCCCGCGCCCCTTACAGGGGCGCTCTCAACCCCGGACATAGCACTGCCCCGGCACGTCGTTACGATGCCGGGGCAGTGAAAAAGTGTGGGCGCTTCCGCGTCAGCCGACGACCTTCTTCAGGGCGTCGCCGAGTGCATCGGCCTCGTCCGGAGTCAGTTCGACGACAAGTCGTCCGCCGCCTTCGAGCGGAACGCGCATGACGATGCCCCGCCCCTCCTTGGTCACCTCGAGCGGGCCGTCGCCCGTCCGCGGCTTCATGGCCGCCATGCTCGTTCCCCTTCCTGAAACCAGCTCATCGCAGCCGACAACCCAGGTGTCACCGGCATCGAACATATTGCTTCCAGGCCATTATCCCGCATGGCAGGACCCGATGACCAACATCGGTCTGCATCGCTTGCGCAACGCGCGCCCGCAAAACCACTCAATTCGGCGATGTGGCTGCGATACTGCGCCGCCCCTTACGCCTGCGGGGCCAGGAATTCTTTGACGCAGGTCACATATCTCCCCTCATGTCGGTGCCGGATGATCTCCGTCATGCTGGGCTCGGACAAAGATGACCGGCGCAGGACCACTGGAGGGGATTCACCATGGCCGACACCGTGCTCTACGAGGTGAGCGACGGGCTCGCGACCATCACGCTCAACCGCCCCGAGGCGATGAACGCGATGAACATCGAGGCCAAGGTCGCTCTGCGGGAGGCGGTGCGGTCGGCCGAGTCGGACCCCGCGGTCCGCGCCGTGCTGCTCACCGCGACCGGGCGCGCCTTCTGTGTGGGGCAGGACCTGAAGGAACACGTGGGTTCACTCATGGCGGACCGCGCGGCGGGCACCGGACAGACGATGAGCACGGTGCGGGAGCACTACAACCCCGTCCTGCGCGCGCTGACCGGGATGGCCAAGCCGGTCGTCGCGGGCGTCAACGGCGTCGCGGCCGGTGCGGGACTCGGCTTCGCGCTCGCCGCGGACTACCGGATCGTCGCGGACACCGCGCGTTTCAACACGTCCTTCGCCGGGGTCGCGCTGACCGCAGACTCGGGCGTCTCCTGGACGCTTCAGCGCGTGATCGGGCCCGGCCG
Protein-coding sequences here:
- a CDS encoding DUF3117 domain-containing protein, with product MAAMKPRTGDGPLEVTKEGRGIVMRVPLEGGGRLVVELTPDEADALGDALKKVVG
- a CDS encoding O-methyltransferase, which translates into the protein MCGFPPLTDTVTARHPRGQERAITGNRQTSWAFADAFVAEDEAARWARDRAQEAGLPSVSPGTGAALRMLAATADAKAVAEIGTGTGVSGLHLLHGMRPDGVLTTVDPEPDRQQFAREAFRAAGFAGNRARFIPGRALDVLPRLADGGYDLVFCDGDRTEYLDYLAESLRLLRPGGLVCFEGAFSDGRTVDSGPQPAEVLRIRELLRTVRESQDLMPALLPVGDGLLCAVKR
- a CDS encoding anti-sigma factor family protein; this encodes MSGSRSNPAERHLAEQHLGDRLAALVDGELGHDARERVLAHLATCPKCKTEADAQRRLKSVFAEVAPPPPSESFLARLQGLPGGGSEPPSGPRPPGSGGFATADTDSGLPPTGIFGVRPETFGYAPSGSHAAVLPGSGRGFRLHDVSRHDVGRHEAERSLWRGRRFAFAAAGAVSLAAIALGGVTTGMPADPGEPRAGSGSSSNSSGNGSSTGSNSNASPLRSPGAGAATAPDSVRRRGSNPLSVQGQRPGVLAAPVAPTQATGPLLPGVPVRGPRVQQPEPVSARHEVTAPMLTGAAIMSPLIRPVSPVTPGGASPAAAVPNLGGVASGGGAEPTHTAVASPIEGTLQGTSQIR
- the sigE gene encoding RNA polymerase sigma factor SigE, coding for MVGAPLDTTRADRGGAAASADRGGALRRFLGLAGEPKSVTDTADRFHTASSAQTATFAADAESQAWTPPTWEEIVSTHSGRVYRLAYRLTGNQHDAEDLTQEVFVRVFRSLSTYTPGTFEGWLHRITTNLFLDMVRRKQRIRFDALGDDAAERLPSREPSPQQVFNDTHFDADVQQALDTLAPEFRAAVVLCDIEGLSYEEIAATLGVKLGTVRSRIHRGRSQLRKALQHRSPEARAERRSLAGAVALGGGGATA
- a CDS encoding enoyl-CoA hydratase/isomerase family protein; this translates as MADTVLYEVSDGLATITLNRPEAMNAMNIEAKVALREAVRSAESDPAVRAVLLTATGRAFCVGQDLKEHVGSLMADRAAGTGQTMSTVREHYNPVLRALTGMAKPVVAGVNGVAAGAGLGFALAADYRIVADTARFNTSFAGVALTADSGVSWTLQRVIGPGRAADLLLFPRNIDAQEAYDLGIANKVVPEAELAAEALKVARTLAEGPTLAYGALKESLAYAAGHTLEESLEKEDELQAKAGASEDHAIAVQAFLDKAKPKYLGR
- a CDS encoding trypsin-like peptidase domain-containing protein; translated protein: MDEGKPTKAKWWSRPRSASAPDGTGTERGGPDGEIGTTGAEAEDTAGRAEDASGDFTLAAAAPPSAEPAQAPASEPRPDSAAASAFGQGSDLPSGSAQVPASAPGSEPTPASAQGFELRSESAPAPDFVQGSGLRSDSAAASAFVQGSDLPSGSAQVPASAPGFESAPGFAPGSERAAESGSVPGSGSASGFEPASPPASAHGVPSAAPAAAVAPDAATPAGAAPGGLGPGDSAPGVPAQAGTPADRPRPLHDPDPYSTPPYGEPGPWAPAPPVQHPAATPAHGTQLPAAGHSGTPPHGTPGQAPAPAHGATPPHGTPHPAPPQGVAPQPQPQPQPQPQPQPQPQPQPQPQPQPQPQPQPQPHHQPQQPHPQPQQPHPHPQAAAPPRRPYDPWNAPLQQSGAVPVDEAKQKKRARRIILVGIAVITLVAGGIGGALGAYLERNAGVSDIELSQSDAQDKVRAKDSVAGIAASSLPGVVTLHVSGDDAQGTGTGFVLDGKGHILTNNHVVEPAGTGGEISVTFSGGETAKAEVIGRDSGYDLAVVKVSGVRGLKPLPLGNSENVQVGDPVVAIGAPFDLENTVTSGIISAKERPITAGGEKGDGSDISYVDALQTDAPINPGNSGGPLMDADARVIGINSAIRSADDSSAPGGGQAGSIGLGFAIPINQGKRVAEELINTGKATHPVIGVTLDMEYTGDGARVGEKGKDGGPAVNEGGPGDRAGIKPGDVITEVDGQRIHSGDELIVKIRAHRPKDSLELTVQRAGKDRKVTLVLGASGGS